The Pogona vitticeps strain Pit_001003342236 chromosome 6, PviZW2.1, whole genome shotgun sequence genome contains a region encoding:
- the TRPM4 gene encoding transient receptor potential cation channel subfamily M member 4, whose amino-acid sequence MANSIQKDQAWIPKLFKKKVCTTFIEQPGEPGAPSLCQCGSPRSNHVSVATEDAFGAAIVSKWDSAQHTTEGPTDAYGEVEFVGAGRRTSKFIRLSDTSDPAAVYGLVTHHWKIPHPNLVVSVVGGEGEVRVRAWLKDVLRKGLVKAAQSTGAWIMTSGLHAGVGRHVGEAVRDHTTASTNPSTHVVAMGIAPWGIVEQRRCLVNPKGSFPARYPRTTPVGPFCPLDANHSAFFLVDDGTEGKAAGEVSFRAHLERYIAQQKVGAGGRGSIEIPVLLLLISGDSAMFKRVSEAVHASIPCLLLAGTGGAADCLAVLLEETQPGEPLKALAIKKMQGKFPDDELEGLAEEVERIGALRELVTVYSDQEGLEEFETILLKALVKACRRSSEASSYLDELRLAVAWNRVDIASTELFRGDILWEPSLLEGPMRDALLGDRPALVRLFVENGVDVGQILTWKQLEHLYAGAPEVSLLHQLLERRHGAGSEPTPPPEYLLVERSLPERLLPHVARILHELLGDVCAPFYAELYPDGHKGTGAKGPLPNGDPVYHNELTPNPWTDLFIWAVLLNRREMAMYFWEMAPDAVAGALAAACMLRELSHFETEAEEEAAMKDLAMSFEKLAMGVFGECYRNGEPRAYKLLVRRSHLWGGATVLQLAHQADARLFFAHDGVQSLLTQNWWGEMDRSTPVWQLLLTFFCPPLIFTSLITFRTMDDDLRLDSSGPHELDSLDTDVKSTIGDMLSDNVEPRSPRSTRWFWLRRWHQFWVAPVTAFLGNVVMYLLFLFLFSYVLLLDFDPPPPKGPSGTEIALYIWVFTLVCEEVRQGCFVGSQPLLQRVRLYFQDTWNQLDITALLLFMIGLVCRLFPHSYESGRTILCLDFMVFTLRLIHIFAVNKQLGPKMIIVGRMMKDVFLFLFFLGVWLVAYGVTTEGLLLPHDRRLPWIFRRVFYRPYLQIFGQIPLDEIDAALIAASNCTYDPIAIMMDDAKPCTNTYANWLVLILLVIFLLVANILLLNLLIAMFSYTFSKVQGNSDIYWKSQRYNLILEYHSRPALAPPFILISHLHLFFKRHIRKVQSSKGRHFLLELSEAQDARLLTWESVQKENYLVSQARQKRDEDTERLRRTSQKVDQVLKQLSEIKESERRLRTLETQMEYCTSALSWMVDVLAQSDIAKGKQPPPIQKD is encoded by the exons ATGGCCAATTCTATCCAGAAAGATCAG GCATGGATCCCCAAACTCTTCAAAAAGAAAGTCTGCACAACGTTTATCGAGCAACCCGGTGAACCGGG TGCTCCCAGCCTATGCCAGTGTGGGAGCCCTCGCAGCAACCACGTCTCCGTGGCCACAGAAGATGCCTTCGGAGCAGCCATTGTCAGCAAATGGGACTCAGCCCAGCACACAACAGAGGGACCCACGGATGCTTATGGTGAGGTGGAGTTTGTGGGTGCAGGGCGCAGGACTAGCAAG TTCATCCGTCTGTCAGATACATCAGACCCTGCAGCTGTATACGGCCTAGTAACACACCACTGGAAGATACCGCACCCCAACCTTGTTGTGTCTGTAGTGGGAGGTGAAGGCGAAGTGCGTGTGAGGGCCTGGCTTAAGGATGTGTTAAGAAAAGGGCTGGTCAAAGCGGCACAGAGCACAG GTGCCTGGATTATGACAAGTGGGCTCCACGCTGGTGTAGGCCGACATGTCGGGGAAGCTGTGAGGGACCACACCACAGCCAGCACCAACCCCAGCACGCATGTGGTAGCGATGGGGATTGCCCCATGGGGCATTGTGGAGCAGCGCCGTTGCCTTGTGAACCCCAAG GGTTCGTTCCCAGCACGTTATCCCCGGACAACCCCTGTTGGCCCTTTCTGCCCTCTAGATGCCAACCATTCTGCTTTCTTCTTGGTAGACGATGGGACCGAGGGCAAGGCAGCGGGAGAGGTTTCCTTCCGTGCCCACCTGGAACGCTACATTGCCCAGCAGAAAGTAGGAGCTGGAG GTCGTGGGAGTATTGAAATTCCTGTGTTGCTGCTGCTTATCAGTGGGGACTCGGCTATGTTTAAG CGTGTTTCTGAGGCCGTGCACGCCTCCATCCCCTGCCTCCTCTTGGCAGGAACTGGAGGAGCGGCAGACTGCTTGgctgtgttgttggaagagacgCAACCGGGAGAGCCCCTGAAAGCCCTGGCCATCAAGAAAATGCAAGGAAAGTTCCCTGATGATGAGCTGGAGGGCTTAGCAGAGGAG GTGGAACGTATCGGGGCTCTCCGAGAACTGGTGACTGTCTATTCAGATCAGGAAGGCTTGGAGGAGTTTGAGACTATCCTACTTAAAGCCTTGGTGAAAG CTTGTAGGCGGTCAAGCGAGGCGTCCTCCTACCTGGATGAACTGCGTCTGGCTGTAGCCTGGAACCGTGTGGACATTGCCAGCACTGAGCTGTTTCGTGGGGACATTCTCTGGGAG CCTAGTCTGCTGGAGGGCCCAATGCGTGATGCTTTGCTGGGGGACCGCCCTGCCTTAGTTCGCCTCTTTGTTGAGAATGGCGTGGACGTTGGACAGATACTGACCTGGAAGCAGTTGGAGCACCTCTACGCAGGAGCCCCTGAGGTCTCATTACTGCACCAGCTTCTCGAGCGACGCCATGGGGCAGGAAGtgagcccaccccacccccagaataTCTGCTGGTGGAACGATCTCTGCCTGAACGTCTCTTGCCTCATGTTGCCCGCATCCTACATGAGCTGCTGGGGGATGTCTGTGCACCCTTTTATGCTGAACTGTACCCAGATGGCCACAAAGGGACAGGG GCTAAAGGGCCATTACCTAATGGAGACCCCGTGTACCACAATGAACTTACACCAAACCCTTGGACTGATCTGTTTATATGGGCTGTGCTGCTGAATCGCAGAGAGATGGCCATGTATTTCTGGGAAATG GCACCTGATGCAGTGGCTGGCGCACTAGCAGCTGCATGCATGCTACGAGAACTTTCGCACTTCGAAACAGAAGCAGAGGAAGAGGCGGCCATGAAGGACCTGGCAATGTCCTTTGAGAAGCTGGCCATGG GTGTATTTGGTGAATGTTATCGTAACGGGGAGCCAAGGGCCTACAAACTACTGGTCCGACGTTCCCACCTCTGGGGTGGAGCCACTGTTCTCCAGCTAGCTCACCAGGCTGATGCCCGCCTCTTTTTTGCTCATGATGGAGTGCAG TCCCTACTCACTCAAAACTGGTGGGGAGAGATGGACAGATCCACCCCTGTCTGGCAGCTCCTTCTTACTTTCTTCTGCCCTCCTCTCATTTTTACCAGCCTCATCACTTTCCG GACGATGGATGATGATCTCCGGTTGGATTCTTCAGGCCCCCACGAGCTGGACAGCCTTGACACAGATGTGAAAAGTACCATCGGAGACATGTTGTCTGA CAATGTGGAACCTCGCTCCCCCCGTTCCACTCGCTGGTTCTGGTTACGACGATGGCACCAGTTCTGGGTGGCTCCAGTGACGGCATTCCTGGGCAACGTGGTGATGTACctgctcttccttttcctcttctcctacgTCTTGCTTCTGGACTTTGACCCCCCGCCTCCCAAAGGACCGTCTGGCACGGAAATTGCTTTGTACATCTGGGTCTTCACCCTGGTCTGCGAGGAGGTGCGCCAGGGCTGCTTTGTGGGTTCCCAACCTCTGCTGCAGCGGGTACGCCTGTACTTCCAGGACACTTGGAACCAGCTGGACATCACTGCCCTGCTGCTCTTCATGATAGGACTGGTGTGCAG GCTGTTCCCACACTCGTATGAATCTGGACGCACCATCCTCTGCCTCGATTTTATGGTTTTCACCCTTCGTCTCATCCACATCTTTGCTGTCAacaaacagcttgggcccaagatGATTATTGTCGGCAGGATG ATGAAAGACGTCTTCCtgttcctcttctttcttggggTGTGGTTGGTGGCCTATGGGGTCACCACAGAGGGGCTGCTACTTCCACATGACCGACGCCTCCCCTGGATATTCCGCCGTGTCTTCTACCGTCCTTACTTGCAAATCTTTGGACAGATTCCACTGGATGAGATTGATG CTGCTTTGATCGCGGCATCGAACTGCACCTATGACCCCATTGCTATCATGATGGATGATGCAAAGCCTTGCACCAATACCTATGCCAACTGGCTGGTACTCATCCTCCTTGTGATCTTCCTACTAGTAGCAAACATTCTGCTCCTCAATTTACTCATCGCCATGTTCAG TTACACATTCTCCAAAGTGCAAGGCAACAGTGACATTTACTGGAAATCCCAACGCTACAACCTGATCTTGGAGTACCACAGCCGCCCAGCACTGGCCCCACCCTTCATCCTGATCAGCCACCTCCACCTTTTCTTCAAGCGCCACATCCGCAAGGTGCAGTCATCAAAGGGACGCCATTTCT TACTGGAACTCTCCGAGGCCCAGGATGCACGGTTGCTTACTTGGGAGTCAGTGCAGAAAGAAAATTACTTGGTATCTCAGGCCCGGCAAAAACGTGATGAAGACACGGAACGGCTTCGGCGAACTTCCCAAAA GGTTGATCAGGTTTTGAAGCAGCTTTCCGAGATCAAGGAGTCAGAGCGACGTCTGAGGACGCTTGAGACACAG